Proteins found in one Pelobates fuscus isolate aPelFus1 chromosome 10, aPelFus1.pri, whole genome shotgun sequence genomic segment:
- the LOC134574527 gene encoding oocyte zinc finger protein XlCOF6-like isoform X1 — MHKKRNHITEQVLSLTLEIIYLLTGENYNVVKEIGDGAIHSRNHHVSDRHFRTQSPSTVPPPHSLIHEKKILELTNQIIQLLTGEVPIRCEDVTVYFSMEEWEYLEGHKDLYKNVMMENHQLLNSFGWSMSRNAPEDPYSSVSSPYLGRHLKSDFINQVDEQYLSCNTSGTRLTRVVRDHQEDYVSSEEGNLTDTDSYIPPKHAHTEYTSTSMKEESASSEEQNLIDTDHYTYTEHAQTKYAIKEELAANNDRHLTDINTVTERIRADYVFTHIKEESVSCEKGNTDIDISTEYTHTEYMSTHTNEKLASCEKQNCADADIDMPTEHAQIVYPFSHVKEPSASGEEGNHVDSNVPIEYTPSECSYFQNRGHNGGDSNGLDLIKSLLVNGRDVYMRQNTTSEYISVQTNNVIEQTYKCVECQKCFTCQFDLVKHQTTHKGKKVTCSECGKRFLHKSELIQHRKSHTGDNPYPCSSCEKSFPDSSQLERHQTVHKGEDPFTCSECGRSFTSRGNLVRHKKRHTGEKPFPCSVCGKCFIDYSTLVRHHRIHTGVAPFSCSECGKCFTSKSNLVTHQRIHTGERLFTCSVCGKCFTREGHLVRHMRIHTGDKPFACSICGKRFASSPRLSVHQRIHSGEKPFSCSQCGNRFSDYSSLVRHHRIHTGDKPFSCSDCGKCFTSKSNLVKHHRTHTGERPFSCCVCGKCFSDKSSLLKHQMIHTGEKPFSCSECGKCFTSKSNLVAHQRIHTGSKPFQCSDCGKCFSDKSILLKHQRTHTGEKPFSCSECGKCFTSKSNLVTHHRIHTGERPYTCSDCGRCFKEKSSLIKHQKIHIGSNPISAL; from the exons ATGCACAAGAAAAGAAATCACATTACTGAACAGGTATTGAGCCTCACCTTGGAGATAATCTATCTGCTGACCGGAGAG AATTACAATGTTGTTAAGGAGATTGGTGATGGAGCCATTCACAGCAGGAATCACCATGTATCAGATAGACATTTCAGGACCCAGAGCCCCAGCACGGTGCCTCCACCTCACTCACTGATACATGAGAAGAAGATCCTGGAACTGACCAATCAGATCATCcagctgctgactggagag gttcctaTAAGGTGTGAGGATGTCACTGTCTATTTCTCCATGGAGGAGTGGGAGTATTTAGAAGGACACAAGGATCTCTACAAGAATGTGATGATGGAGAACCACCAGCTCCTGAATTCATTTG GTTGGTCAATGAGCAGAAATGCACCTGAAGATCCATACAGTTCTGTAAGTTCGCCATATTTAGGAAGACatttaaaaagtgactttataaaTCAAGTGGATGAACAATATCTGAGTTGTAATACTTCAGGGACAAGACTTACCCGGGTGGTGAGAGATCATCAAGAAGACTATGTCTCGAGTGAAGAAGGAAATCTCACAGACACAGATTCTTATATACCACCAAAACATGCTCATACAGAATACACATCAACTTCAATGAAGGAGGAATCCGCTTCAAGTGAAGAACAAAATCTCATAGACACTGAtcattatacatacacagaacATGCCCAGACAAAATATGCCATAAAGGAAGAATTAGCCGCAAATAATGACAGACATCTCACAGACATTAATACAGTCACAGAACGTATAAGGGCAGACTATGTGTTTACTCATATTAAGGAAGAATCAGTCTCATGTGAAAAAGGAAATACAGACATTGATATATCTacagaatacacacatacagaatatATGTCTACTCATACAAATGAGAAGTTAGCTTCCTGTGAAAAACAAAATTGCGCAGACGCTGACATTGACATGCCTACAGAACATGCACAGATAGTATATCCATTTAGTCATGTTAAGGAACCATCTGCTTCAGGTGAAGAAGGGAATCATGTAGACAGTAATGTACCCATAGAATACACACCTTCAGAATGTTCATATTTCCAAAATAGAGGACACAATGGAGGGGACAGTAATGGACTGGACCTAATTAAGAGCTTGTTAGTCAATGGTAGAGATGTTTATATGCGACAGAACACCACATCTGAATATATATCTGTACAAACAAATAACGTTATAGAGCAGACGTATAAATGTGTTGAGTGCCAGAAATGTTTTACTTGTCAGTTTGACCTAGTCAAACATCAAACCACTCACAAAGGAAAGAAGGTGACTTGTTCAGAATGTGGGAAACGATTCTTGCATAAATCAGAATTGATTCAGCATCGGAAGAGTCATACAGGTGACAATCCATACCCATGTTCTAGCTGTGAGAAATCTTTTCCTGATAGCTCCCAACTTGAGAGGCATCAGACAGTGCACAAAGGTGAGGACCCCTTTACGTGCTCTGAATGTGGCCGAAGTTTTACAAGTAGAGGAAACCTAGTCCGGCATAAGAAAAGGCATACCGGAGAAAAGCCATTCCCCTGTTCTgtgtgtgggaaatgttttattgATTACTCAACCCTTGTTAGGCATCATAGGATTCACACAGGAGTGGCACCATTTTCCtgctctgaatgtggaaaatgcttTACCAGCAAATCAAATCTTGTTACACATcagaggattcacacaggagagagacTTTTCACCTGTTCTgtgtgtgggaaatgttttacccGTGAAGGCCATCTTGTTAGGCACATGAGAATTCATACAGGAGATAAGCCTTTCGCATGTTCTATATGCGGAAAACGTTTTGCCAGCAGTCCACGTCTTTCTGTCCATCAAAGAATTCACTCAGGGGAGAAACCATTTTCCTGTTCTCAATGTGGGAACCGTTTTTCTGATTACTCAAGCCTTGTTAGACACCATAGGATTCACACAGGTgataaaccattctcatgttctgactgtgggaaatgttttactaGTAAATCAAATCTTGTTAAGCATCAcagaacacacacaggagagagaCCGTTCTCATGTTGtgtatgtgggaaatgttttagtgaCAAATCGAGTCTTTTGAAACATCAGATGATACACACGGGAGAGaagccattctcatgttctgaatgtggaaaatgttttactaGTAAATCAAATCTTGTGGCACATCAAAGGATACACACAGGAAGCAAACCATTCCAGTGCTCTGACTGTGGCAAATGTTTCAGTGACAAATCTATACTTCTTAAACATCAGaggactcacacaggagagaaaccattctcatgttctgaatgtgggaagtgTTTCACCAGTAAATCCAATCTTGTCACCCATCAcagaattcacacaggagaaagaCCCTACACCTGCTCTGACTGTGGAAGGTGTTTCAAAGAGAAATCAAGTCTGATTAAACATCAGAAAATTCACATAGGAAGCAATCCAATTTCTGCACTCTGA
- the LOC134574527 gene encoding oocyte zinc finger protein XlCOF6-like isoform X2, with amino-acid sequence MTKDRNPMIERILNLTLEIVYLLTGEDYLIVKKPKEHVIQSFSPYVLEESYRTKRNNEKKILELTNRIIQLLTGEVPIRCEDVTVYFSMEEWEYLEGHKDLYKNVMMENHQLLNSFGWSMSRNAPEDPYSSVSSPYLGRHLKSDFINQVDEQYLSCNTSGTRLTRVVRDHQEDYVSSEEGNLTDTDSYIPPKHAHTEYTSTSMKEESASSEEQNLIDTDHYTYTEHAQTKYAIKEELAANNDRHLTDINTVTERIRADYVFTHIKEESVSCEKGNTDIDISTEYTHTEYMSTHTNEKLASCEKQNCADADIDMPTEHAQIVYPFSHVKEPSASGEEGNHVDSNVPIEYTPSECSYFQNRGHNGGDSNGLDLIKSLLVNGRDVYMRQNTTSEYISVQTNNVIEQTYKCVECQKCFTCQFDLVKHQTTHKGKKVTCSECGKRFLHKSELIQHRKSHTGDNPYPCSSCEKSFPDSSQLERHQTVHKGEDPFTCSECGRSFTSRGNLVRHKKRHTGEKPFPCSVCGKCFIDYSTLVRHHRIHTGVAPFSCSECGKCFTSKSNLVTHQRIHTGERLFTCSVCGKCFTREGHLVRHMRIHTGDKPFACSICGKRFASSPRLSVHQRIHSGEKPFSCSQCGNRFSDYSSLVRHHRIHTGDKPFSCSDCGKCFTSKSNLVKHHRTHTGERPFSCCVCGKCFSDKSSLLKHQMIHTGEKPFSCSECGKCFTSKSNLVAHQRIHTGSKPFQCSDCGKCFSDKSILLKHQRTHTGEKPFSCSECGKCFTSKSNLVTHHRIHTGERPYTCSDCGRCFKEKSSLIKHQKIHIGSNPISAL; translated from the exons gttcctaTAAGGTGTGAGGATGTCACTGTCTATTTCTCCATGGAGGAGTGGGAGTATTTAGAAGGACACAAGGATCTCTACAAGAATGTGATGATGGAGAACCACCAGCTCCTGAATTCATTTG GTTGGTCAATGAGCAGAAATGCACCTGAAGATCCATACAGTTCTGTAAGTTCGCCATATTTAGGAAGACatttaaaaagtgactttataaaTCAAGTGGATGAACAATATCTGAGTTGTAATACTTCAGGGACAAGACTTACCCGGGTGGTGAGAGATCATCAAGAAGACTATGTCTCGAGTGAAGAAGGAAATCTCACAGACACAGATTCTTATATACCACCAAAACATGCTCATACAGAATACACATCAACTTCAATGAAGGAGGAATCCGCTTCAAGTGAAGAACAAAATCTCATAGACACTGAtcattatacatacacagaacATGCCCAGACAAAATATGCCATAAAGGAAGAATTAGCCGCAAATAATGACAGACATCTCACAGACATTAATACAGTCACAGAACGTATAAGGGCAGACTATGTGTTTACTCATATTAAGGAAGAATCAGTCTCATGTGAAAAAGGAAATACAGACATTGATATATCTacagaatacacacatacagaatatATGTCTACTCATACAAATGAGAAGTTAGCTTCCTGTGAAAAACAAAATTGCGCAGACGCTGACATTGACATGCCTACAGAACATGCACAGATAGTATATCCATTTAGTCATGTTAAGGAACCATCTGCTTCAGGTGAAGAAGGGAATCATGTAGACAGTAATGTACCCATAGAATACACACCTTCAGAATGTTCATATTTCCAAAATAGAGGACACAATGGAGGGGACAGTAATGGACTGGACCTAATTAAGAGCTTGTTAGTCAATGGTAGAGATGTTTATATGCGACAGAACACCACATCTGAATATATATCTGTACAAACAAATAACGTTATAGAGCAGACGTATAAATGTGTTGAGTGCCAGAAATGTTTTACTTGTCAGTTTGACCTAGTCAAACATCAAACCACTCACAAAGGAAAGAAGGTGACTTGTTCAGAATGTGGGAAACGATTCTTGCATAAATCAGAATTGATTCAGCATCGGAAGAGTCATACAGGTGACAATCCATACCCATGTTCTAGCTGTGAGAAATCTTTTCCTGATAGCTCCCAACTTGAGAGGCATCAGACAGTGCACAAAGGTGAGGACCCCTTTACGTGCTCTGAATGTGGCCGAAGTTTTACAAGTAGAGGAAACCTAGTCCGGCATAAGAAAAGGCATACCGGAGAAAAGCCATTCCCCTGTTCTgtgtgtgggaaatgttttattgATTACTCAACCCTTGTTAGGCATCATAGGATTCACACAGGAGTGGCACCATTTTCCtgctctgaatgtggaaaatgcttTACCAGCAAATCAAATCTTGTTACACATcagaggattcacacaggagagagacTTTTCACCTGTTCTgtgtgtgggaaatgttttacccGTGAAGGCCATCTTGTTAGGCACATGAGAATTCATACAGGAGATAAGCCTTTCGCATGTTCTATATGCGGAAAACGTTTTGCCAGCAGTCCACGTCTTTCTGTCCATCAAAGAATTCACTCAGGGGAGAAACCATTTTCCTGTTCTCAATGTGGGAACCGTTTTTCTGATTACTCAAGCCTTGTTAGACACCATAGGATTCACACAGGTgataaaccattctcatgttctgactgtgggaaatgttttactaGTAAATCAAATCTTGTTAAGCATCAcagaacacacacaggagagagaCCGTTCTCATGTTGtgtatgtgggaaatgttttagtgaCAAATCGAGTCTTTTGAAACATCAGATGATACACACGGGAGAGaagccattctcatgttctgaatgtggaaaatgttttactaGTAAATCAAATCTTGTGGCACATCAAAGGATACACACAGGAAGCAAACCATTCCAGTGCTCTGACTGTGGCAAATGTTTCAGTGACAAATCTATACTTCTTAAACATCAGaggactcacacaggagagaaaccattctcatgttctgaatgtgggaagtgTTTCACCAGTAAATCCAATCTTGTCACCCATCAcagaattcacacaggagaaagaCCCTACACCTGCTCTGACTGTGGAAGGTGTTTCAAAGAGAAATCAAGTCTGATTAAACATCAGAAAATTCACATAGGAAGCAATCCAATTTCTGCACTCTGA